A window from Montipora capricornis isolate CH-2021 chromosome 7, ASM3666992v2, whole genome shotgun sequence encodes these proteins:
- the LOC138055362 gene encoding uncharacterized protein yields the protein MELEGLKRSLTVIKNQGVDIKTLVTDRHSGIKKYMREQEKDIDHRFDCWHMATNISKKIEALAKKKSCAVLGDWKQSISNHLYWCAASSSGDGKQVEAKWLSISNHVTNVHEGHSQAFPRCSHGPLQQERKWLRRGSKAFKELESVISNKTFLKDVPKLSDEHQTSFVEVLHKVDIYFAPKHTHFFYQGMKARLQLAALHFNENANKPQRKIKKGVNAGADQWLVSYPKYKKGGAVAKEIKEACTYDYIKTLFDELLRLRAQFPSYSAALREIKPMLQALPKPLTSQHPQQDKQAVVTKHKSRFNK from the exons ATGGAGCTAGAAGGGCTTAAGAGAAGTCTGACTGTCATCAAGAATCAAGGCGTGGACATCAAAACTCTTGTAACAGACAGACACTCTGGCATAAAAAAGTACATGCGTGAACAGGAAAAGGACATTGATCACAGATTTGACTGCTGGCATATGGCTACAA ACATCTCTAAGAAAATTGAGGCACTTGCCAAGAAAAAATCATGTGCCGTCCTTGGAGACTGGAAACAAAGTATCTCCAACCATTTATACTGGTGTGCTGCCAGCAGCAGTGGTGATGGCAAGCAAGTGGAGGCTAAATGGCTTTCAATATCCAACCATGTGACCAATGTACATGAGGGGCACTCACAAGCCTTCCCAAGATGTTCACATGGTCCTTtgcaacaagaaagaaaatgGTTAAGAAGAG GGTCCAAGGCTTTCAAAGAGCTTGAATCCGTCATAAGCAACAAGACTTTCCTTAAAGACGTACCTAAGTTGTCGGATGAACATCAGACATCATTTGTGGAAGTCTTACACAAAGTGGACATCTACTTTGCGCCAAAGCACACTCACTTTTTTTACCAAGGAATGAAAGCACG GCTCCAGCTTGCAGCTCTccattttaatgaaaatgcCAATAAACCTcagaggaaaataaaaaaaggtgTGAATGCAGGAGCTGACCAGTGGTTAGTGTCCTACCCCAAGTACAAAAAAGGAGGTGCAGTTGCAAAGGAAATTAAAGAGGCTTGTACatatg attacaTCAAGACACTTTTTGATGAGCTTCTACGCCTAAGAGCACAGTTTCCATCGTACAGTGCTGCACTACGAGAAATCAAGCCAATGCTGCAGGCCCTCCCTAAACCTCTCACAAGCCAACATCCACAACAAGACAAACAGGCAGTCGTAACAAAACACAAATCCCgatttaataaataa
- the LOC138057972 gene encoding P2X purinoceptor 7-like — protein sequence MSEAAEASFVVEPYQFEPILTESDRESCDDDSTNSDNGGYDLNEDRIGQVDWCICGNCLAMTTGRESVCCREHQKSCDKIPPAMSCITENENFSAVCTNPAVIETAFNQYLENEGPIDDEPLNDTYRYVAYRQYTYWIHKKLGRKIRIAIPSCVVKKIRESFPSESGSYRGFEYAH from the exons ATGTCAGAGGCTGCAGAGGCTAGTTTTGTTGTAGAGCCATATCAGTTTGAACCAATTCTGACGGAATCGGACCGTGAAAGTTGCGATGATGATTCGACGAATAGTGATAATGGCGGCTACGATCTGAATGAGGACCGAATTGGTCAAGTAGACTG GTGCatttgtggaaactgcttaGCCATGACAACTGGGCGGGAAAGTGTTTGCTGTCGCGAACACCAAAAGTCATGTGATAAGATACCACCTGCCATGTCTTGTATCACAGAAAATGAGAATTTTAGTGCTGTATGTACAAATCCAGCTGTCATCGAGACAGCTTTCAATCAGTATTTAGAAAATGAAGGCCCCATTGATGATGAACCACTAAATGA CACATACAGATATGTTGCTTATAGGCAATACACTTACTGGATTCACAAGAAGCTTGGCCGAAAAATAAGAATTGCTATTCCATCTTgtgtggtaaaaaaaattagagaaagCTTCCCAAGTGAAAGTGGAAGTTATAGGGGCTTTGAATATGCCCATTAG